CTAGAAATTGAGAAAGCTGCTGGACAGCAAAACTCAAATCTGGTCTAGTGGTGCACAAATAAAGAAGTTTGCCTACCAACTTCCTGTATAAAGAGTTGTCTGAAAGAAGACCATCTGAGGACTTAGTCAACTTCTGAGATGTAAGCATGGGAGTTGGTGCTGGTTTGCAATCAAGCATGGAAGTATCAGTAAGTAAATCTATTGCATACTTTCTCTGGTTGAGATTAATACCAGAAGAAGACCTGATAACTTCTAAACCCAGAAAATACTGAAGAGGACCAAGATCTTTGATGCTAAAAGACTGGTGAAGAAATTGCTTAATTGCAGATATAGCAGAAAGAGATGTACTGGCCACAATcacatcatcaacataaatCAACAAGGCCAAAAAATAATCTGCAGACTGCTTAACAAGTAAAGAAGGATCAGCTTTGGAAATCTGAAAACCTTGATCAAGTAAAGCCCCAGTGAGCTTAGCATTCCACTGTCTGCTGGCTTGTTTTAAGCCATAAAGAGACTTCAAAAGTTTGCAGACCTTAGTACTTGACTGTGTGGATGAAAAACCAGGAGGTAACTGCATATAAACATCCTCTTGCAAATCTCCATGCAAAAATGCATTGTTAATGTCAAGTTGATGTAAATGCCAATGTTGACTGGAAGCTAGAGCCAATAAGGTTCTCACTGTAGTCATCTTTGCCACAGGAGAAAAAGTCTCCATATAGTCTAAACCTTCTTGTTGGGTATATCCCTTTGCCACCAATCTAGCTTTATACCTTTCAAGACTGCCATCTGccttatatttgattttataaatccATTTACAACCAATAGCCTGCTTTCCAGGAGGTAAGTCAGTTACTTCCCAAGTCTGGTTAGCTGCAAGAGCTTGAATTTCTGCAGTCATAGCTTCTTGCCAACAAGGAAGCTTAATAGCTTCATTATAGGTTTTAGGTTCTTTAAGAACAGAAATGGAAAGAGCAAAATGTTTTTGAGCTAAAGGAAGGTTGGAATAAGAAAGAACAGAAGAAATAGAGTGAGGTGGAAGTATTTTTAGTAGGTAAAGAAATGTGATAATCTTGTAAATGGGAAGGAAGAACAGAAGCTCTCTGAGATCTCCTAAGAACAGGAAATTCAGTGGCTTGAAAAAGAGGAACAAAAGTAGTTGCTGGGAGAGGTGGTGTGGACCATGGAGAAGTAGGAGAAGAAGGTGGTGTTATGGCAGGAGAAGAAGGAACAACAGTAGACTGTGGTGGTGGAAAAAAGTCAGTGTCAAGGATTGAAGGAGTATTTTGAAAAGGAGAAGAAACATTTTCAACCTTGGCAGAATATGGAAATATTTTCTCATAGAATTGCACATCTCTAGACACAAAGACCTTTTGAGCAAGAAGATCATATAAAATGTAGCCTTTGACATTGGGTGGATAACCCAAAAATATACACTTAACAGCTCTTTTATCAAACTTTGATCTGTTGTGAACCAGGACAGAAGCAAAGCTCAAACTACCAAAGACCTTGAGATGGTTATAAACTGCAGGCTTATTGTATAGAACATGAAATGGAGTTTTATCAGCAATAACAGGAGAAGGCACTCTGTTGATCAAATAAACTGCATGGAGGACACAGTAGCCCCAAAATTTCACAGGCAAAGATGACTGAAACTTTAATGCTCTGGCAACATTCAAAATATGCTGATGTTTGCGTTCTACAACTCCATTTTGCTGTGGTGTATAAACACAACTTGTTTGATGCAGAATACCATGTTTGTGATAAAACTCAGGAAACACAAACTCAAGACCATTATCAGATCTAATGGTTTTAACAGAAGTTGAAAAATGATTTTGCACATAAAGAACAAAATTTTGTAAATGAGTTCTAGCTTCAGACTTAGATTTCATCAAAAACAGCCATGTGTATCTAGACAAATCATCCACCAAAGTCAAGAAATACTTATATCCATGCAATGCATCGGTTTTGTAAGGTCCCCAAATATCAGCATGAACCAAATCAAAAACACATTTACTACTAGAAACACTCAAAGGAAAGGATGATCTCTTCTGTTTTGCAAAATGACAAGTATCACATACATCAATCTTAGAAACCTAAACAGAGGAATCAAAGTTTTGAATTATTCTCAATCTACTAGGAGAAAGGTGACCTAGTCTAAGATGCCATATATCCAATGGATCTTTCTTATTCTCTTTCTCATTTTGAACAACACTATTACAATTTGTAATCTGCAGATCTTGTTGTTTCAAAATGTACAATCCAGCTTTTTTCTCAGCTAAACCAATCACTGTCCAAGTAGTCAGATCCTGAATAAAGCAAGAATCATGGTATAGAATTAAACCAATAGTCTTAGCATCTGTGAGTTTACTTGCAGAGATCAAATTGAAAGAGAATGTTGGGACATGAAGGACATTATGCAAAGTCAGAAGAGGAGACAACTGAATTATTCCTATATGAGTTACTGGAACAAGCTGTCCAGTAGGAAGTTTCACATGAACATTTTGAACTTCTTTATAgctttaaaaaaaagataaactgCATATTATGTGATCTGTAGCACCAGTATCTAATATCCATGTATCTCTGTATGAACTTGAACTAAAGAATACATTATGAATAGTACCTTGTTCATTTGGAGATGCTGTGAATGTAGCAGATAAAGAGTTAACGTGTGCAGTAGTAGCATTAGTTCCATGATCATTATCAGTCTGAATAAGGTTCATAATCCTTTGACATTGCTCAGTTGTAAAAGGAAAAACAGTACCAGTAACATCAGAATAAGAATGAGAACCTTGCTGATTCATATTGCCTGGATCAAACACATCAGAATTTGGAGAACTATAACTCTGAGAATTATCAGCAACAGATCCTGCATATTCAACTTGATGAGCAAAAACACTATCTGGTTTCTGTCTTTGTTGAGAATTCTGGTATCCTTGAAAACCAGGTGGATATCCATGCTTTCTATAGCAAATATCTATAGTGTGTCCAGATAAGCCACAATATGTGCACATTTTTGGTCTTAACCCTTGCATAGGATAATTACCAAATCTTCCACCTCCTCTGAAATTACCTCTATTAAAACCACTGCTTCCTCTTCCTCTAGCATAACAAACACTAGGCTCATAGCTAGTATTATACATATTAACTTCTGAATCATAAGTACCTGATCCATAGCCTTTAGTCATGAAAACACTGGAGTCTACTCCCTCTTTTTGTGCTGCTAAGCCACTGAATTGTCTTTCATTCTGTATAACCATGGAAAATACCTTGTTCATCACAGGTAATGGTTCCATCATTAATATCTGCTGCCGCACACCAGAGAATTGATCACTCAATCCTTTAAGAAACTTAACCACTTGATCTTGAGAGTTGTTCTTCTTCATTATCTCAGAAACATTACAAGAACATTTAGGAAGACATATACACACAGGGAATGGCCTCATACTGTTGAGTTCATCCCATAGAGCTTTCAAATGAGTAAAATATTCAGTAACAGGTAAAGAATTCTGTTTAAAACTGTATATCTCTTCTTGTATATCACCAAGTCTATAAGAATATCCTTGTGAAAATCTTTCTTTCAAGTCATTCCAGATATCTAAAGCAGTATCAATACTAGAAACACTATCAGCAATAGCTGGAGTAACAGATCTATATAACCAAGACATTACCATTGTATTGCACCTCTCCCAAGCTGGATACAAAACATCGTTGAAATCAGGAGCAGAAATGGATCCATCTACAAACTTATACTTATTCTTTGAAATCAAACCCATTCGCATGGATTTGGACCGGGAATGATAATTGCTACCAGTTAAAACATTAGAAACTAAGATCAACGAAGGATTTTCATTAGGATGCAAGAAAAAAGGACTTGAAAGCATTTCTTCTGGCCTGACCGCCATTGAAGTTGCAGAAAAAGAACTTAAAGaaataatgaagaagaagaaagaagactGAGCAACTATGGCTCCGATACCATAATGCAGAATAAGAAACTAAGCATAttagagaagaaagagaaagatATTCATTGAATCTTAGAAATTATGATTACAATGAAAGAGAGAGAGGAGCTCAGCTTATATAGCATGAGCTGAGAAAACAACTGATAAAAAAACACACGCAGTGTGTGTTGCTgcagaagaagaaagaaagaaaaaaacaataacAGAATGCCAGGCTGTAATGCCAGGCTGTCAAACCAAATATAACTGCAATATAATCATTGGGCAACAAACTGTTTAGGTCGTGGATATCAATTATTTCTACAATCGCTCCTTCCTtctcaattatatataaaaaaaaaacttcaattttCATGGCTATATAAATTTCATGTGAAATATTGCTTGTTGATTTCtggtaatttataattcatttaaaactaagtatctattttaaaatacaatatatAGTTTACTAACTTTGAAATAGATAAAATATGGTGAATATTCTATAATCTTTGTTCATATAAGTCGAATTAAAATATAgttactaaaatataaatagttaaaagtTGATAATTGTAATGTAAAATATTATGATCTTGGTGTTTACCAAAAAAGAAGTGTAAGATATTATACTTTATAGTTATGTATTATTTGGACAATCTTATCTTTCCACCAAATCAtaagaatcaaaatttaaatctcAGAAGAAATAAATTATGGATCAATTTTCAGATCACATTTGATTGGATATCTTTCACTTCATTATGAGATTCGTGTTTGAATGCTCATAATTCATCCGAAACAGAATCATGACACACTGGAAAATTCTACTATAAAACAATGTGTACGATAACATCCAATAAAAATGTATATTGcatagttttattttatgaaaatagaCATAAATTTAGGTCCTACATGTCATGATATGCGTGGCTTCACCGCATAAATTAAGGTCCTACATAAAGCATTGCCAGTTTGGTTGATTATATGATTTAACCTAACAAATCATGAAAAGATGGCGAAAAATGGTAGCCACGTTTCAAAACTGGATATGTGACATTGTTCGAGCAAATATTGAGGACCATTGGATGAGCATTGCCCACAACATAAAACACATTCATTcatccaaaagttttaaaacagCTCATACTTGCAGCATTAATCAACCTGCCAGCCTCACTTATTTCTTGTACCTATGGACTTATTTAGTAGTAAAAATATTAGGGTTTGCTATTGCTACTCTCATAGTTGGTATATGTGTTTTTTTGTGTGCATATTTTCCGGATTCGATTGAGATTTTACTGTTGTAGGCGATCATTTGGACCGTTTTTTATAAATCAAGTTAATTTAGTGTATATCTTGGTTCTtttaagttttgattttgtcatgattcaaactttttaattgcAGATTCTTGTTGATTCAACAagaattgtgatttttttaagttaGCGGAATGCATAATTTTTGACGTATTTTAGATATGTAATCATTATAATTcctttatattaatatattgcATTTACAATATTTGACGTATACaattgtttataattatttattaatatgatGGCGAGTTTTGTCGGAGATACATTCAACGTAAGTTGTTCACATGACTTATGAACCATTTGAACACtagatgttatatttttatttaattttgcaaATACATTTGAAACTATATAGTCTACATTTTGACAACGGCACAAAGGAACAGGAACAACGGCCTATCTGCAATGCATAAATTGTACTTAGATTGTATAAGTGATCATTTTCTCAACTTCTAAATGCCATTCATAAGATGACACGGCATTTATGCTTAGATTAGAAATAGGATGTGATTCCCTCTAATTTCCTCCATTCAATTGTAAACTATATTAGACAAAAAGATgcttaaacaattaataatagagcattaatcaaaatataatactgTCAAATCAATCACATAATCAAGCAATTATTGTAGGTATAACAGGTACACAATTCAAACCCGAGGGACTCttctttcttttaaaaaattcttaagcaccaaaaagataaaaagtctTCACCGGTAGGTTAGCACAATAACTTCAGAAAGGCTAATACTTTCTCATAAGTCAACCGCAAATAGAGTTAGGTGCAGTGTATTAAGAATAGAACAGACTACACCGGTTTAACTGGTTCGACCACGAACCGAATATCAAaccaattcatttttttattttaaaactaattttttggTTCAACTATTGTAAACCAAAAGAACCGTGAATTGATAAATCATTGAACCGATGGAACTGTAAAAATTGGTTGGTTCTTATGTAGTTGactataattcattttttaaaaaatactactAGTAATCTCTTAGATTTGAATGTTGGAATTAAAACAGGCGTTAGATTTAAGCAATAGAGGTTAATTTTTGACCCTTCAACTTGAgatgaaatattaaaataaaagagtgtaaatttatttataattttgaaaaagtcTCAAAAACTTGTAAAACCTGGATCAGTTACCACTTTTTAACTGATTCCAAATTAACAAATTGaggattattttttaaaaaacacaaatttgagctcttggtattttttttttgatgaatgctcttggtattttttatttcaaattgaaaGATCAAAATGACTTTTTGTTATAGTTTTAGTATCGAACTTCCACCAGAATACTAAATTAAAGTTAAACAAAACAGCCGGTAATAGTCATTATAAGAGCAAAGTAGAACAATTAGCTCACCTAAAAATCGTCAAAACTATAATCTTTACAAGTTGGTTAATTTGTCTCATATTATCCCTTTATCGAGGTAGTAAAAATAATTGGAGAAATTAGAATTGAGATGACAACAAACTATTGGTCCATTTGGAAAAAAAAGGGTCAAATGTTTTcttatcttttcttttttacaTATAGAGTTTCGACTACTAGAGTctcattttttttgttagagGTTAAGTaacatttttattcaaaatcacAAATTTAACCTTATTCGATCTATATTCCAGTTGAAGAGCCAAAATATTTTACCGATCATAAATATGATATTCATTGAAATAGTGAATGTAGAACCGGTGTTTTCTACACGAGCAGGATAATAAGTGTAATAATAAGTATAGTGCCCCATACcaactctttttaaaaaatgctGTTCATCAATTGCCCATGTGCCAttcaaaacatcaaaaatatacaaatacaaGATAATAAAATCTTCTTTGTTTCCATGCCAAGATCCTTTATTTTTTCCCAAAATTGATGGCTTTTCATAATTCAAATACTTTAATAATTCCTGCTTTGTTTGAAGGGTTAATGACCATAAAATTtggtttttgttaattatttccgAAATTATCACCCAAAATTTTTTAATTCCCATTTTATGCCTTccagaccgcggaactgttccgcggtttgtgtaaaccgcggaacagttccgcggtctgtcctacgtggctcctcgctggaggagccacataggaaaagcaaaccgcgtaacagttacgcggtttgcttttccaacgtggcaaaccgcgtaactgttacgcggtttgctttgTGCAGTCAGGGAATTTAATTCCCTGACTGCACTGATTGGGAGAAGAAAAATTCTCCCAATCATTTTAAtgtaatcattttaaaaaaaattaaataaataaaatatttatttaaaaatgaaaaaaaaattattaaaaaaattacgttttaattgctgaattttttaaatttaaaacgtttgaattagttaatttttataacattctacaaaaataaatttataaaatactacaaaataattatattaacaaatattcaaatataatttatacttaataacaataacatatttaataaaataaaaattacaaattaaaaaagattaccACATCAGATAATAATGTACAAAGTACAAAAAAGAAATCATCTAGGAGTCCTATCGTCATATCTACTAGTGACCGGGAGGTTCGAGCGCAAGTTGTTTCTGTTACGGTTCGCCCGACGGCCTGTACTGATGGTGAGGTAACGTCGACCTGGGCGACCATCACCATCACCCTCTCCTGCATCGGCGTCCTCGTCGTCGGCTCCGTCGTCACCCTGCTGGTCCTGGGGAATGGCCGTACTCGTCGTTGCTGGTGGCGGGGTAACAAATTCTCCTTGTTGGCGGAACATCATCGCCTCCATGCTGTCTAGACCCAACCAACTGCTACCATATGACAGAAAGTCTGTAGTCCCAGGTGTCTGTGGAAGTCCCTGTGAAGCTGAAAAGTCCTGTGTACCCTGTGTAGGCTGATCCCACTGCACCTGAAAAGGAGGCACCGTAGGTGGTACATAAGCAGGCGGCGGAGGAACAAAAGGCGAAGAAGGTCCTGGTGGCACTGGATATGAACACGACCCCTGAAAATAGTGATGTGCCGAATCCCCGTAAAACTGGccagaagaagaaggaggaccCGATGAAAAGGGTGGCGGTGCAGAGCTGGACCCCGCGTAATAGTAATGCCCTCTGAAAGGATGAAAAACCACTGGGGGAGGCATAGGATCAGTCGGACGCTGAGGTGGTGCAGGGGGGGTGACGCCGCTGTCGCCGTCGATGTCGCAGTGTAGTCGGATCTATCGGCGCGTCAGGTATGACTGGTAGTCGATGCGGCGGTATAGAAGGCTCGATAGGGGGCGATGTAACATCACGGCGGTCCTCTCTAGTGCCTCTCTGTGTGCTGGCTGCGAACCGCCGAAGCTCAGTGTCAACAGGAGCATCCCTACGTACACGCTCCACAAAATCGGCCTGCACATAAAGATATAATACgttaaaaaaagtagaaaattaacccacaatttattgattaattaattgaaaaacatataatttaaaaaaatacctgTGCTCCGAGCTCAGCGCCCTGTCGTGTGATCCAGCGACGCGTGACAtaccgaaaccaatccatatactCGGAATGATAATGAGGTGGGTCCTGGAGGGGCTGTCCTGAAATTACAAACCGGAGCCGGTCGTCCCACACACGAATGTAGTGAGAGTGTGTCTGGATCCAAGATGAGCTGCTCTTCAGGGTAAGGGAGTGTAGTGAGTGGTCCTGAAGTGGGGCGTCTGGAATACCCTGTTGCAGTCCGAACTGCTGCAGAACTCTGTCTGCCTGGTGCCACTCcacaatatgaaaataaataagtgGAACCGTGGCCCGCCAAAAAGCGCGCCCATCTAAACAATACGCTGGGATAGTGTCCAGCATATCATCAGTGTACGGCTGCCAAATAAACtgcatgtataaaatataagaCATTTAGTATTAAAACATTCCCACAATGAGCTATTTAACATACGAGATAATAAAACCGAAACATAATTTCTTACATCTTCGTAGCGAGATGTGTCAAGCCGAACACGGATGTCAGGCAGCGAGTGTCGAGCCGCACGGCTGGCGTTTCTCCGGCCTCCCCATCTGTTATTCAAGAACAACAACACATTAATCCGTCAATATTTaagaaatagaataaaattaaaaaatattaaataacagtAAAACACACCTGTCGCCGAGTGGTAGATGTGGTGAAATAGTGGGATCGGCAAGAGCGGGAGCAATAACTCTAAGTCGGTCCAATGCCCACAGCTGCAGTATCCACAACGGCCCGCCCATGTTGCGGCGATTCGCAGACCGCAACGAACATGAGCAAAGCTCGTGATATAAGTAAGCCAGTGTCGCTGATCCCCAGCTGTAGGTCCGAACTGCCGCCAAGTCCTCTAAAAGTGGAAGAATCCGTAACGAAGTCTTTCCACTACCGAGGTCAGTGAAGCACAATCCTGTGACAGCGAGCAAGAGATACGCCCGTGTGTACTGATGGACAAGCTCGTCAGTCGCCTGGTCTGGTAACGCACTGAAGTTGGGGAAACACTCTAGGATCCAAGAAGTCCGGACGGTGGAATTTGCAGGCTTAACAGGATATCTGCCCGCAGGAATCCCCAAAACCCTCTCTGCCACTGCAGCCCAATCATGTACAATACCTCCTGTAACAGCATGACCGTCTACTGGTAGTCCGGTCTGAATGGCCACGTCCTGTAGTGTAACCGTGCACTCTCCGCCGGGTAAGTGAAAAGTGTGGGTCTCCGGCCTCCACCTCTCCACAAGGGCTGTGATCAGCTGCATGTCGACGCTATAGTGACGCATAGCAAAACAGCCTGCAAATCCAGTAGGCTCGATCATCGACCGAATACGGTGGTCCAAACTAGCGAACGGCAAAACAGCGCTCCTTCTAGTCGTACAGCTAGTGCGAGACAGAAATCCCTCGTCAGATCcctgaaaaaaataaacattaagttagttcaaaaatttaattaagttgCAAACGTAAAtgttgacaaaaaaaaagatgCAAACGTAAGTTACCGTGCCATCCCAGACATCCTGAGAGATATGGTCATGCTGTAAAAAAAGTAGCGCCGGTCTTTCAGGACCCGGCTGCATGTGATCGTGAGCAGCTGCCATGGCTGCAATTTGTTCAATAcaaattattaaacaattaaatca
This window of the Mercurialis annua linkage group LG5, ddMerAnnu1.2, whole genome shotgun sequence genome carries:
- the LOC126682036 gene encoding uncharacterized protein LOC126682036, with translation MPPPVVFHPFRGHYYYAGSSSAPPPFSSGPPSSSGQFYGDSAHHYFQGSCSYPVPPGPSSPFVPPPPAYVPPTVPPFQVQWDQPTQGTQDFSASQGLPQTPGTTDFLSYGSSWLGLDSMEAMMFRQQGEFVTPPPATTSTAIPQDQQGDDGADDEDADAGEGDGDGRPGRRYLTISTGRRANRNRNNLRSNLPVTSRYDDRTPR
- the LOC126680717 gene encoding serine/threonine-protein phosphatase 7 long form homolog isoform X2; this encodes MVLQMRGSDEGFLSRTSCTTRRSAVLPFASLDHRIRSMIEPTGFAGCFAMRHYSVDMQLITALVERWRPETHTFHLPGGECTVTLQDVAIQTGLPVDGHAVTGGIVHDWAAVAERVLGIPAGRYPVKPANSTVRTSWILECFPNFSALPDQATDELVHQYTRAYLLLAVTGLCFTDLGSGKTSLRILPLLEDLAAVRTYSWGSATLAYLYHELCSCSLRSANRRNMGGPLWILQLWALDRLRVIAPALADPTISPHLPLGDRWGGRRNASRAARHSLPDIRVRLDTSRYEDFIWQPYTDDMLDTIPAYCLDGRAFWRATVPLIYFHIVEWHQADRVLQQFGLQQGIPDAPLQDHSLHSLTLKSSSSWIQTHSHYIRVWDDRLRFVISGQPLQDPPHYHSEYMDWFRYVTRRWITRQGAELGAQADFVERVRRDAPVDTELRRFAASTQRGTREDRRDVTSPPIEPSIPPHRLPVIPDAPIDPTTLRHRRRQRRHPPCTTSASD
- the LOC126680717 gene encoding serine/threonine-protein phosphatase 7 long form homolog isoform X1 translates to MAAAHDHMQPGPERPALLFLQHDHISQDVWDGTGSDEGFLSRTSCTTRRSAVLPFASLDHRIRSMIEPTGFAGCFAMRHYSVDMQLITALVERWRPETHTFHLPGGECTVTLQDVAIQTGLPVDGHAVTGGIVHDWAAVAERVLGIPAGRYPVKPANSTVRTSWILECFPNFSALPDQATDELVHQYTRAYLLLAVTGLCFTDLGSGKTSLRILPLLEDLAAVRTYSWGSATLAYLYHELCSCSLRSANRRNMGGPLWILQLWALDRLRVIAPALADPTISPHLPLGDRWGGRRNASRAARHSLPDIRVRLDTSRYEDFIWQPYTDDMLDTIPAYCLDGRAFWRATVPLIYFHIVEWHQADRVLQQFGLQQGIPDAPLQDHSLHSLTLKSSSSWIQTHSHYIRVWDDRLRFVISGQPLQDPPHYHSEYMDWFRYVTRRWITRQGAELGAQADFVERVRRDAPVDTELRRFAASTQRGTREDRRDVTSPPIEPSIPPHRLPVIPDAPIDPTTLRHRRRQRRHPPCTTSASD
- the LOC126680717 gene encoding serine/threonine-protein phosphatase 7 long form homolog isoform X3 is translated as MGSDEGFLSRTSCTTRRSAVLPFASLDHRIRSMIEPTGFAGCFAMRHYSVDMQLITALVERWRPETHTFHLPGGECTVTLQDVAIQTGLPVDGHAVTGGIVHDWAAVAERVLGIPAGRYPVKPANSTVRTSWILECFPNFSALPDQATDELVHQYTRAYLLLAVTGLCFTDLGSGKTSLRILPLLEDLAAVRTYSWGSATLAYLYHELCSCSLRSANRRNMGGPLWILQLWALDRLRVIAPALADPTISPHLPLGDRWGGRRNASRAARHSLPDIRVRLDTSRYEDFIWQPYTDDMLDTIPAYCLDGRAFWRATVPLIYFHIVEWHQADRVLQQFGLQQGIPDAPLQDHSLHSLTLKSSSSWIQTHSHYIRVWDDRLRFVISGQPLQDPPHYHSEYMDWFRYVTRRWITRQGAELGAQADFVERVRRDAPVDTELRRFAASTQRGTREDRRDVTSPPIEPSIPPHRLPVIPDAPIDPTTLRHRRRQRRHPPCTTSASD